A window of Metabacillus sp. B2-18 contains these coding sequences:
- a CDS encoding MarR family winged helix-turn-helix transcriptional regulator, giving the protein MNLDDHIGIFVRNAHLSISSYVKKQLEPFNLAPEQTLIMMMLWKKNGIYPNELSTELNKDKANIARMIVSLEKKGYIIREDDPSDKRTFKVYLTKEGKHLESLVVPVLRKTNNTVINGIPEEKLVDMQNLISKMINNSIEGNK; this is encoded by the coding sequence TTGAATTTAGATGACCATATTGGGATTTTTGTGCGCAATGCACATTTAAGCATTTCAAGTTATGTAAAGAAACAGTTAGAACCATTTAATCTCGCACCAGAACAAACTTTAATCATGATGATGCTGTGGAAGAAAAATGGAATTTATCCAAACGAATTATCTACAGAACTTAATAAAGACAAAGCTAACATTGCACGAATGATTGTTAGTTTAGAAAAGAAAGGATACATCATAAGAGAAGATGATCCTTCAGACAAAAGAACCTTTAAAGTTTATTTAACAAAAGAGGGGAAGCACCTTGAGAGTTTAGTTGTACCAGTTCTTAGAAAAACCAATAATACGGTTATTAATGGAATACCTGAAGAAAAATTAGTTGATATGCAAAATTTGATATCAAAAATGATTAACAACTCTATAGAAGGTAATAAGTAG